The Oryza glaberrima chromosome 9, OglaRS2, whole genome shotgun sequence genome includes a window with the following:
- the LOC127784237 gene encoding organic cation/carnitine transporter 7-like isoform X1 has translation MEDGVSTYTVDEALISMGFGKFQAFVLAYSGMAKISEAMEMMLLSFVGQSVQAEWELSAQAESLITSVVFVGMLVGAYSWGIVSDNYGRRVGFNFTALVTGGAGLLSAFAPNYLSLIVLRFMVGVGLGGGPVLSSWFLEFIPAPNRGTWMVIFSAFWTIGTIMEASLAWAVMPSLGWRWLLAFSSLPSFALLLFYPLTLESPRYLCMKGRIADAVQVLETMARLNRVALPSGHLMSGHRMELHEMTDSSETSQLLSAKKTNPAAHSSKTEIGGRNAILKLLSPNLIRSSLLLWTVFLGHAFLYYGLVLLTSELSHGNKICGSEGIVTMQTNHSNDANLYRNVFITSFGEVPGLILSAAIVDKIGRKLSMSSMLYISCLCIAPLMVPQTESLTTIFLFGARICISASFIVLHIYAPEIYPTAVRATGVGFASSIARFGGILCPLVAVGLVHACHQTAAILIFITVMLVSGVAVSYFPLETSGRKLSDHIAA, from the exons ATGGAGGATGGCGTGTCTACTTATACTGTTGATGAGGCTCTTATTTCCATGGGGTTTGGGAAATTTCAAGCATTTGTGCTTGCATACTCCGGAATGGCCAAGATATCTGAGGCAATGGAAATGATGCTTTTGTCATTTGTTGGACAGTCGGTTCAAGCTGAATGGGAGCTTTCTGCGCAGGCAGAGTCTCTCATCACAAGTGTTGTTTTTGTAGGTATGCTTGTAGGAGCATATTCTTGGGGCATAGTCTCAGACAACTATGGGAGAAG GGTTGGGTTCAATTTCACAGCCCTTGTAACTGGTGGGGCTGGTCTTCTTAGTGCATTTGCACCAAATTACCTTTCTTTGATCGTGCTGAGGTTTATGGTTGGTGTTGGACTGGGTGGTGGACCGGTTTTATCTTCCTGGTTTTTGGAATTCATTCCTGCTCCTAACCGAGGAACTTGGATGGTTATTTTCTCAGCATTTTGGACCATTGGCACAATAATGGAAGCTTCACTAGCTTGG GCTGTAATGCCAAGTTTGGGCTGGAGGTGGCTGCTAGCGTTCTCATCGTTGCCATCATTTGCTCTACTACTGTTCTATCCACTGACACTGGAGTCACCAAGATACTTATGCATGAAGGGCAGAATTGCTGATGCGGTGCAGGTTTTGGAAACAATGGCACGATTAAACCGTGTAGCTCTCCCTTCTGGCCATCTTATGTCTGGCCATCGAATGGAGCTCCATGAGATGACAGATTCCTCAGAGACATCACAGTTGCTTTCTGCTAAGAAAACCAACCCTGCTGCTCATTCTAGCAAAACCGAGATTGGGGGCCGCAATGCGATTTTAAAGCTTCTGTCCCCAAATTTAATTAGATCTAGTCTTCTTCTTTGGACTGTCTTTCTTGGTCATGCCTTCTTATACTACGGTCTTGTTCTACTAACCTCGGAATTGAGTCATGGAAATAAGATTTGTGGATCAGAGGGGATAGTAACAATGCAAACAAACCACTCAAACGATGCTAATCTGTACAGAAACGTGTTCATCACTAGCTTTGGAG AGGTTCCTGGCCTTATACTATCTGCGGCAATAGTGGACAAGATTGGGCGCAAACTCTCAATGTCCTCTATGCTTTATATCAGTTGCCTGTGCATAGCTCCCCTTATGGTCCCTCAAACAGAGTCCCTGACAACTATCTTCCTGTTCGGTGCACGCATTTGCATCTCCGCAAGCTTCATTGTCTTGCACATCTATGCTCCTGAG ATATACCCAACCGCAGTCAGGGCTACCGGAGTCGGGTTTGCGAGCTCAATCGCTCGTTTCGGTGGGATCTTGTGCCCTCTTGTGGCCGTTGGTTTGGTGCACGCGTGCCATCAGACTGCAGCCATCCTGATATTCATCACGGTGATGCTCGTCTCAGGTGTTGCAGTCTCGTACTTTCCCCTGGAAACAAGCGGCCGGAAATTGAGTGACCACATCGCGGCTTAA
- the LOC127784237 gene encoding organic cation/carnitine transporter 7-like isoform X2, with protein MLVGAYSWGIVSDNYGRRVGFNFTALVTGGAGLLSAFAPNYLSLIVLRFMVGVGLGGGPVLSSWFLEFIPAPNRGTWMVIFSAFWTIGTIMEASLAWAVMPSLGWRWLLAFSSLPSFALLLFYPLTLESPRYLCMKGRIADAVQVLETMARLNRVALPSGHLMSGHRMELHEMTDSSETSQLLSAKKTNPAAHSSKTEIGGRNAILKLLSPNLIRSSLLLWTVFLGHAFLYYGLVLLTSELSHGNKICGSEGIVTMQTNHSNDANLYRNVFITSFGEVPGLILSAAIVDKIGRKLSMSSMLYISCLCIAPLMVPQTESLTTIFLFGARICISASFIVLHIYAPEIYPTAVRATGVGFASSIARFGGILCPLVAVGLVHACHQTAAILIFITVMLVSGVAVSYFPLETSGRKLSDHIAA; from the exons ATGCTTGTAGGAGCATATTCTTGGGGCATAGTCTCAGACAACTATGGGAGAAG GGTTGGGTTCAATTTCACAGCCCTTGTAACTGGTGGGGCTGGTCTTCTTAGTGCATTTGCACCAAATTACCTTTCTTTGATCGTGCTGAGGTTTATGGTTGGTGTTGGACTGGGTGGTGGACCGGTTTTATCTTCCTGGTTTTTGGAATTCATTCCTGCTCCTAACCGAGGAACTTGGATGGTTATTTTCTCAGCATTTTGGACCATTGGCACAATAATGGAAGCTTCACTAGCTTGG GCTGTAATGCCAAGTTTGGGCTGGAGGTGGCTGCTAGCGTTCTCATCGTTGCCATCATTTGCTCTACTACTGTTCTATCCACTGACACTGGAGTCACCAAGATACTTATGCATGAAGGGCAGAATTGCTGATGCGGTGCAGGTTTTGGAAACAATGGCACGATTAAACCGTGTAGCTCTCCCTTCTGGCCATCTTATGTCTGGCCATCGAATGGAGCTCCATGAGATGACAGATTCCTCAGAGACATCACAGTTGCTTTCTGCTAAGAAAACCAACCCTGCTGCTCATTCTAGCAAAACCGAGATTGGGGGCCGCAATGCGATTTTAAAGCTTCTGTCCCCAAATTTAATTAGATCTAGTCTTCTTCTTTGGACTGTCTTTCTTGGTCATGCCTTCTTATACTACGGTCTTGTTCTACTAACCTCGGAATTGAGTCATGGAAATAAGATTTGTGGATCAGAGGGGATAGTAACAATGCAAACAAACCACTCAAACGATGCTAATCTGTACAGAAACGTGTTCATCACTAGCTTTGGAG AGGTTCCTGGCCTTATACTATCTGCGGCAATAGTGGACAAGATTGGGCGCAAACTCTCAATGTCCTCTATGCTTTATATCAGTTGCCTGTGCATAGCTCCCCTTATGGTCCCTCAAACAGAGTCCCTGACAACTATCTTCCTGTTCGGTGCACGCATTTGCATCTCCGCAAGCTTCATTGTCTTGCACATCTATGCTCCTGAG ATATACCCAACCGCAGTCAGGGCTACCGGAGTCGGGTTTGCGAGCTCAATCGCTCGTTTCGGTGGGATCTTGTGCCCTCTTGTGGCCGTTGGTTTGGTGCACGCGTGCCATCAGACTGCAGCCATCCTGATATTCATCACGGTGATGCTCGTCTCAGGTGTTGCAGTCTCGTACTTTCCCCTGGAAACAAGCGGCCGGAAATTGAGTGACCACATCGCGGCTTAA
- the LOC127784237 gene encoding organic cation/carnitine transporter 7-like isoform X3 yields the protein MGEGRVGFNFTALVTGGAGLLSAFAPNYLSLIVLRFMVGVGLGGGPVLSSWFLEFIPAPNRGTWMVIFSAFWTIGTIMEASLAWAVMPSLGWRWLLAFSSLPSFALLLFYPLTLESPRYLCMKGRIADAVQVLETMARLNRVALPSGHLMSGHRMELHEMTDSSETSQLLSAKKTNPAAHSSKTEIGGRNAILKLLSPNLIRSSLLLWTVFLGHAFLYYGLVLLTSELSHGNKICGSEGIVTMQTNHSNDANLYRNVFITSFGEVPGLILSAAIVDKIGRKLSMSSMLYISCLCIAPLMVPQTESLTTIFLFGARICISASFIVLHIYAPEIYPTAVRATGVGFASSIARFGGILCPLVAVGLVHACHQTAAILIFITVMLVSGVAVSYFPLETSGRKLSDHIAA from the exons ATGGGAGAAGGCAG GGTTGGGTTCAATTTCACAGCCCTTGTAACTGGTGGGGCTGGTCTTCTTAGTGCATTTGCACCAAATTACCTTTCTTTGATCGTGCTGAGGTTTATGGTTGGTGTTGGACTGGGTGGTGGACCGGTTTTATCTTCCTGGTTTTTGGAATTCATTCCTGCTCCTAACCGAGGAACTTGGATGGTTATTTTCTCAGCATTTTGGACCATTGGCACAATAATGGAAGCTTCACTAGCTTGG GCTGTAATGCCAAGTTTGGGCTGGAGGTGGCTGCTAGCGTTCTCATCGTTGCCATCATTTGCTCTACTACTGTTCTATCCACTGACACTGGAGTCACCAAGATACTTATGCATGAAGGGCAGAATTGCTGATGCGGTGCAGGTTTTGGAAACAATGGCACGATTAAACCGTGTAGCTCTCCCTTCTGGCCATCTTATGTCTGGCCATCGAATGGAGCTCCATGAGATGACAGATTCCTCAGAGACATCACAGTTGCTTTCTGCTAAGAAAACCAACCCTGCTGCTCATTCTAGCAAAACCGAGATTGGGGGCCGCAATGCGATTTTAAAGCTTCTGTCCCCAAATTTAATTAGATCTAGTCTTCTTCTTTGGACTGTCTTTCTTGGTCATGCCTTCTTATACTACGGTCTTGTTCTACTAACCTCGGAATTGAGTCATGGAAATAAGATTTGTGGATCAGAGGGGATAGTAACAATGCAAACAAACCACTCAAACGATGCTAATCTGTACAGAAACGTGTTCATCACTAGCTTTGGAG AGGTTCCTGGCCTTATACTATCTGCGGCAATAGTGGACAAGATTGGGCGCAAACTCTCAATGTCCTCTATGCTTTATATCAGTTGCCTGTGCATAGCTCCCCTTATGGTCCCTCAAACAGAGTCCCTGACAACTATCTTCCTGTTCGGTGCACGCATTTGCATCTCCGCAAGCTTCATTGTCTTGCACATCTATGCTCCTGAG ATATACCCAACCGCAGTCAGGGCTACCGGAGTCGGGTTTGCGAGCTCAATCGCTCGTTTCGGTGGGATCTTGTGCCCTCTTGTGGCCGTTGGTTTGGTGCACGCGTGCCATCAGACTGCAGCCATCCTGATATTCATCACGGTGATGCTCGTCTCAGGTGTTGCAGTCTCGTACTTTCCCCTGGAAACAAGCGGCCGGAAATTGAGTGACCACATCGCGGCTTAA
- the LOC127784235 gene encoding protein STRUBBELIG-RECEPTOR FAMILY 5-like isoform X1, whose translation MLCVGDDPLPSGRLRPCSPRCAAMARRWPPLVVGLALLLLLSVAASSVVAKTDQPDVAALNVMFESMNKPSELLGWKASGGDPCGDDDEWKGIECSDSSVTEINLSGLGLSGTLGYQLSSLKSVTKFDVSKNNLNGEIPYQLPPNVVQLNLRGNAFSGGVPYSISQMTDLETLNLGKNQLSGQLTDMFSQLPKLTTMDLSFNSFSGNLPPSFQYLKNLKTLDVESNQFSGHINVLAKLSLEDLNVKNNKFTGWIPSKLKSIDNLETGGNSWSSGPAPPGMEKESSAGSSNGRDDSGINGFAIGAMVIAVLLAALILLSVLRRNHSSPVSSHYYTDESGRRNSSAVNMKSLEHSPSMGCKTPPAVPRKSMSDNEFENKLNHSRRSTDPISLMNHSSSDLQAATGNFSSNRQLGQGTTGCVFRAKYADGRVLAVKKFDPLSFSGSSDFMDTVNGIAKLRHTNISELVGYCSEPGHYMLVYDYHMNGSLYDFLHLSDAYSRPLTWDTRVRIAVCTAHALEYLHEVCSPPVLHKNIKSSNVLLDADLNPHLSDCGLSFFYEDASENLGPGYSAPECSRPSAYVMKSDVYSFGVIMLELLTGQKPYDSSKPRTEQCLVKYVAPQLHDSDALGSLADPALRGLYPPKALSRFADCIALCVQADPEFRPSMSEVVQSLLRCVQRTISNRGMAGYLSNSQRSDISDW comes from the exons ATGCTGTGTGTGGGAGATGATCCTCTCCCATCTGGGAGGCTCCGTCCGTGCTCCCCTCGCTGCGCCGCCATGgctcgccggtggccgccgctgGTGGTCGgcctcgctctcctcctcctcctctccgtcgcGGCCTCCTCCGTGGTGGCCAAGACCGACCAGCCTGACG TTGCTGCTCTGAACGTGATGTTTGAGAGCATGAACAAACCGTCTGAATTGTTGGGTTGGAAAGCGAGCGGCGGTGATCCGTGTGGTGATGACGACGAGTGGAAAGGGATCGAATGCAGCGATTCATCTGTCACAGAGAT CAACTTGTCGGGGCTTGGATTAAGCGGCACGCTAGGTTATCAGCTATCGAGCTTGAAATCAGTAACCAAATT CGATGTCAGCAAGAACAATTTAAATGGTGAAATCCCATACCAGCTTCCACCAAATGTGGTTCAGTT AAATCTTCGAGGAAATGCCTTCAGCGGTGGTGTTCCTTATTCGATATCTCAGATGACTGATCTGGAAACGCT AAATCTTGGTAAGAATCAATTGAGCGGGCAGTTGACAGATATGTTTTCTCAGCTGCCAAAGCTTACAACAAT GGATTTGTCATTCAATAGCTTCTCAGGTAACCTGCCTCCGAGTTTTCAATACCTCAAGAACCTCAAAACACT AGATGTGGAGAGCAACCAATTCAGTGGTCATATAAATGTGCTGGCCAAACTTTCTCTTGAGGATCT GAATGTGAAGAACAACAAGTTCACTGGGTGGATCCCAAGTAAACTGAAGAGCATTGACAATTTAGA GACTGGTGGGAACTCTTGGTCATCTGGGCCAGCTCCTCCTGGCATGGAGAAGGAGTCTTCGGCAGGAAGCTCAAATGGAAGGGATGATAGCGGAATCAATGGTTTCGCCATTGGAGCAATGGTGATAGCTGTGCTTCTTGCAGCTCTGATTCTCTTGTCTGTGCTGAGGAGGAACCATTCCTCTCCCGTCTCATCTCATTACTACACGGACGAGTCAG GCCGTAGGAATTCTTCAGCAGTCAACATGAAGTCACTGGAGCATTCCCCATCGATGGGCTGTAAGACACCGCCTGCTGTTCCTCGCAAGTCGATGAGTGACAATGAGTTTGAGAACAAACTGAATCATTCGAGGCGAAGCACAGACCCCATCAGCTTGATGAATCATTCATCATCAGACCTACAAGCAGCTACTGGCAACTTCTCTAGTAACAGACAACTAGGTCAGGGGACAACCGGTTGCGTTTTCAGGGCAAAATATGCTGATGGACGG GTACTGGCTGTCAAGAAGTTTGATCCATTGAGCTTCTCAGGAAGCAGTGACTTCATGGACACCGTCAACGGCATTGCCAAGCTGCGCCATACAAATATCTCTGAACTTGTTGGTTACTGCTCAGAGCCTGGGCACTACATGCTGGTCTATGATTACCATATGAATGGATCCCTGTATGATTTCCTGCACTTGTCAGATGCCTACAGTAGGCCTCTGACCTGGGACACCCGAGTTCGGATAGCTGTCTGTACAGCCCATGCTCTGGA GTACCTACATGAGGTCTGTTCACCTCCAGTGCTCCACAAAAACATAAAGTCTTCAAATGTCTTGCTTGATGCTGATCTCAACCCTCACCTCTCGGATTGCGGCCTTTCATTCTTCTATGAG GACGCAAGTGAGAACTTGGGACCTGGGTACAGTGCTCCAGAGTGCTCAAGACCATCAGCTTACGTGATGAAGAGCGACGTCTACAGCTTCGGAGTCATCATGCTGGAGCTACTAACCGGCCAAAAGCCTTATGATAG CTCCAAGCCAAGAACAGAGCAGTGCTTGGTCAAGTATGTGGCTCCACAGCTCCATGACAGCGATGCGTTGGGATCACTGGCAGATCCAGCTCTACGCGGTCTCTACCCACCAAAGGCGCTCTCCCGCTTCGCCGATTGTATCGCTCTCTGCGTTCAG GCTGATCCAGAGTTCCGGCCGTCCATGTCGGAGGTGGTGCAGTCGCTCCTCCGCTGCGTGCAGCGCACCATCAGCAACAGGGGGATGGCCGGATACTTAAGCAACTCACAGCGGAGCGACATCTCCGATTGGTGA
- the LOC127784235 gene encoding protein STRUBBELIG-RECEPTOR FAMILY 5-like isoform X2, producing MQRFICHRDQLVGAWIKRHARLSAIELEISNQIYSDVSKNNLNGEIPYQLPPNVVQLNLRGNAFSGGVPYSISQMTDLETLNLGKNQLSGQLTDMFSQLPKLTTMDLSFNSFSGNLPPSFQYLKNLKTLDVESNQFSGHINVLAKLSLEDLNVKNNKFTGWIPSKLKSIDNLETGGNSWSSGPAPPGMEKESSAGSSNGRDDSGINGFAIGAMVIAVLLAALILLSVLRRNHSSPVSSHYYTDESGRRNSSAVNMKSLEHSPSMGCKTPPAVPRKSMSDNEFENKLNHSRRSTDPISLMNHSSSDLQAATGNFSSNRQLGQGTTGCVFRAKYADGRVLAVKKFDPLSFSGSSDFMDTVNGIAKLRHTNISELVGYCSEPGHYMLVYDYHMNGSLYDFLHLSDAYSRPLTWDTRVRIAVCTAHALEYLHEVCSPPVLHKNIKSSNVLLDADLNPHLSDCGLSFFYEDASENLGPGYSAPECSRPSAYVMKSDVYSFGVIMLELLTGQKPYDSSKPRTEQCLVKYVAPQLHDSDALGSLADPALRGLYPPKALSRFADCIALCVQADPEFRPSMSEVVQSLLRCVQRTISNRGMAGYLSNSQRSDISDW from the exons ATGCAGCGATTCATCTGTCACAGAGAT CAACTTGTCGGGGCTTGGATTAAGCGGCACGCTAGGTTATCAGCTATCGAGCTTGAAATCAGTAACCAAATT TACAGCGATGTCAGCAAGAACAATTTAAATGGTGAAATCCCATACCAGCTTCCACCAAATGTGGTTCAGTT AAATCTTCGAGGAAATGCCTTCAGCGGTGGTGTTCCTTATTCGATATCTCAGATGACTGATCTGGAAACGCT AAATCTTGGTAAGAATCAATTGAGCGGGCAGTTGACAGATATGTTTTCTCAGCTGCCAAAGCTTACAACAAT GGATTTGTCATTCAATAGCTTCTCAGGTAACCTGCCTCCGAGTTTTCAATACCTCAAGAACCTCAAAACACT AGATGTGGAGAGCAACCAATTCAGTGGTCATATAAATGTGCTGGCCAAACTTTCTCTTGAGGATCT GAATGTGAAGAACAACAAGTTCACTGGGTGGATCCCAAGTAAACTGAAGAGCATTGACAATTTAGA GACTGGTGGGAACTCTTGGTCATCTGGGCCAGCTCCTCCTGGCATGGAGAAGGAGTCTTCGGCAGGAAGCTCAAATGGAAGGGATGATAGCGGAATCAATGGTTTCGCCATTGGAGCAATGGTGATAGCTGTGCTTCTTGCAGCTCTGATTCTCTTGTCTGTGCTGAGGAGGAACCATTCCTCTCCCGTCTCATCTCATTACTACACGGACGAGTCAG GCCGTAGGAATTCTTCAGCAGTCAACATGAAGTCACTGGAGCATTCCCCATCGATGGGCTGTAAGACACCGCCTGCTGTTCCTCGCAAGTCGATGAGTGACAATGAGTTTGAGAACAAACTGAATCATTCGAGGCGAAGCACAGACCCCATCAGCTTGATGAATCATTCATCATCAGACCTACAAGCAGCTACTGGCAACTTCTCTAGTAACAGACAACTAGGTCAGGGGACAACCGGTTGCGTTTTCAGGGCAAAATATGCTGATGGACGG GTACTGGCTGTCAAGAAGTTTGATCCATTGAGCTTCTCAGGAAGCAGTGACTTCATGGACACCGTCAACGGCATTGCCAAGCTGCGCCATACAAATATCTCTGAACTTGTTGGTTACTGCTCAGAGCCTGGGCACTACATGCTGGTCTATGATTACCATATGAATGGATCCCTGTATGATTTCCTGCACTTGTCAGATGCCTACAGTAGGCCTCTGACCTGGGACACCCGAGTTCGGATAGCTGTCTGTACAGCCCATGCTCTGGA GTACCTACATGAGGTCTGTTCACCTCCAGTGCTCCACAAAAACATAAAGTCTTCAAATGTCTTGCTTGATGCTGATCTCAACCCTCACCTCTCGGATTGCGGCCTTTCATTCTTCTATGAG GACGCAAGTGAGAACTTGGGACCTGGGTACAGTGCTCCAGAGTGCTCAAGACCATCAGCTTACGTGATGAAGAGCGACGTCTACAGCTTCGGAGTCATCATGCTGGAGCTACTAACCGGCCAAAAGCCTTATGATAG CTCCAAGCCAAGAACAGAGCAGTGCTTGGTCAAGTATGTGGCTCCACAGCTCCATGACAGCGATGCGTTGGGATCACTGGCAGATCCAGCTCTACGCGGTCTCTACCCACCAAAGGCGCTCTCCCGCTTCGCCGATTGTATCGCTCTCTGCGTTCAG GCTGATCCAGAGTTCCGGCCGTCCATGTCGGAGGTGGTGCAGTCGCTCCTCCGCTGCGTGCAGCGCACCATCAGCAACAGGGGGATGGCCGGATACTTAAGCAACTCACAGCGGAGCGACATCTCCGATTGGTGA
- the LOC127784235 gene encoding protein STRUBBELIG-RECEPTOR FAMILY 5-like isoform X3, with the protein MQRFICHRDSSNLSGLGLSGTLGYQLSSLKSVTKFDVSKNNLNGEIPYQLPPNVVQLNLRGNAFSGGVPYSISQMTDLETLNLGKNQLSGQLTDMFSQLPKLTTMDLSFNSFSGNLPPSFQYLKNLKTLDVESNQFSGHINVLAKLSLEDLNVKNNKFTGWIPSKLKSIDNLETGGNSWSSGPAPPGMEKESSAGSSNGRDDSGINGFAIGAMVIAVLLAALILLSVLRRNHSSPVSSHYYTDESGRRNSSAVNMKSLEHSPSMGCKTPPAVPRKSMSDNEFENKLNHSRRSTDPISLMNHSSSDLQAATGNFSSNRQLGQGTTGCVFRAKYADGRVLAVKKFDPLSFSGSSDFMDTVNGIAKLRHTNISELVGYCSEPGHYMLVYDYHMNGSLYDFLHLSDAYSRPLTWDTRVRIAVCTAHALEYLHEVCSPPVLHKNIKSSNVLLDADLNPHLSDCGLSFFYEDASENLGPGYSAPECSRPSAYVMKSDVYSFGVIMLELLTGQKPYDSSKPRTEQCLVKYVAPQLHDSDALGSLADPALRGLYPPKALSRFADCIALCVQADPEFRPSMSEVVQSLLRCVQRTISNRGMAGYLSNSQRSDISDW; encoded by the exons ATGCAGCGATTCATCTGTCACAGAGAT AGCAGCAACTTGTCGGGGCTTGGATTAAGCGGCACGCTAGGTTATCAGCTATCGAGCTTGAAATCAGTAACCAAATT CGATGTCAGCAAGAACAATTTAAATGGTGAAATCCCATACCAGCTTCCACCAAATGTGGTTCAGTT AAATCTTCGAGGAAATGCCTTCAGCGGTGGTGTTCCTTATTCGATATCTCAGATGACTGATCTGGAAACGCT AAATCTTGGTAAGAATCAATTGAGCGGGCAGTTGACAGATATGTTTTCTCAGCTGCCAAAGCTTACAACAAT GGATTTGTCATTCAATAGCTTCTCAGGTAACCTGCCTCCGAGTTTTCAATACCTCAAGAACCTCAAAACACT AGATGTGGAGAGCAACCAATTCAGTGGTCATATAAATGTGCTGGCCAAACTTTCTCTTGAGGATCT GAATGTGAAGAACAACAAGTTCACTGGGTGGATCCCAAGTAAACTGAAGAGCATTGACAATTTAGA GACTGGTGGGAACTCTTGGTCATCTGGGCCAGCTCCTCCTGGCATGGAGAAGGAGTCTTCGGCAGGAAGCTCAAATGGAAGGGATGATAGCGGAATCAATGGTTTCGCCATTGGAGCAATGGTGATAGCTGTGCTTCTTGCAGCTCTGATTCTCTTGTCTGTGCTGAGGAGGAACCATTCCTCTCCCGTCTCATCTCATTACTACACGGACGAGTCAG GCCGTAGGAATTCTTCAGCAGTCAACATGAAGTCACTGGAGCATTCCCCATCGATGGGCTGTAAGACACCGCCTGCTGTTCCTCGCAAGTCGATGAGTGACAATGAGTTTGAGAACAAACTGAATCATTCGAGGCGAAGCACAGACCCCATCAGCTTGATGAATCATTCATCATCAGACCTACAAGCAGCTACTGGCAACTTCTCTAGTAACAGACAACTAGGTCAGGGGACAACCGGTTGCGTTTTCAGGGCAAAATATGCTGATGGACGG GTACTGGCTGTCAAGAAGTTTGATCCATTGAGCTTCTCAGGAAGCAGTGACTTCATGGACACCGTCAACGGCATTGCCAAGCTGCGCCATACAAATATCTCTGAACTTGTTGGTTACTGCTCAGAGCCTGGGCACTACATGCTGGTCTATGATTACCATATGAATGGATCCCTGTATGATTTCCTGCACTTGTCAGATGCCTACAGTAGGCCTCTGACCTGGGACACCCGAGTTCGGATAGCTGTCTGTACAGCCCATGCTCTGGA GTACCTACATGAGGTCTGTTCACCTCCAGTGCTCCACAAAAACATAAAGTCTTCAAATGTCTTGCTTGATGCTGATCTCAACCCTCACCTCTCGGATTGCGGCCTTTCATTCTTCTATGAG GACGCAAGTGAGAACTTGGGACCTGGGTACAGTGCTCCAGAGTGCTCAAGACCATCAGCTTACGTGATGAAGAGCGACGTCTACAGCTTCGGAGTCATCATGCTGGAGCTACTAACCGGCCAAAAGCCTTATGATAG CTCCAAGCCAAGAACAGAGCAGTGCTTGGTCAAGTATGTGGCTCCACAGCTCCATGACAGCGATGCGTTGGGATCACTGGCAGATCCAGCTCTACGCGGTCTCTACCCACCAAAGGCGCTCTCCCGCTTCGCCGATTGTATCGCTCTCTGCGTTCAG GCTGATCCAGAGTTCCGGCCGTCCATGTCGGAGGTGGTGCAGTCGCTCCTCCGCTGCGTGCAGCGCACCATCAGCAACAGGGGGATGGCCGGATACTTAAGCAACTCACAGCGGAGCGACATCTCCGATTGGTGA